The following nucleotide sequence is from Melioribacteraceae bacterium.
TTATAACTTTTGCAAAACCCATAAAAAAGTTTTTCCCTGTTTCAAAATCATTGATCGATATTAGCTCATCAAAAGATGCCCCGGCACAGAAAGCTTTATCACCTTTGCTTTTAAGAATAATTACATTTACATTTTCTTGATTTTCCACCTTTGTAATTGTCTCTGCGAGTTCATTTAATATCGCACCTGGTAATGAGTTGCTTTTGGGATGATAAAATGAAATTGTTCCAATATTATTCTCAATTGAAGTTGTTACTTTACCTTCCATCTACACCTCTTTTCTTAATTCAACTTTTTTTTGCGTCTTTTCAACTCTGCGGTTGTTATTCATTAACTCACCGCAAAGACGACAAGACGCAAAGTTGCTTATAAAAATTTTAACAGTTCATTTAATTCGTCAATCACAAAATCCGGATTGAGATTTTGCAATTCCTCTTTTGTTCTATAACCATAAGTTACCCCGCATGTTCTTGACCCGGCATTCTTTCCGCAAAGAATATCCATTTCAGTGTCGCCGACCATTAATACACTCGCAGGTGAAGCATTTAGTTTTTCACAAATATGTAGAAGCATATCCGGTGCAGGTTTATGAGCTATTCCTAGTCTTCTTCCCATTATGTAATCAAAATGTTGGGATAAGTTAAAATGGTCAATAATTCTATCCGCTTGATCCTGTCCCTTTGTTGTAAGAAGTGCGATATTAATATTACGAGCCTTTAGTTCATCCAAAACTTTTTCAACATAGGGATAAAGTATTGAAGAATCGATAAAATCGAAGTATGCATCTTTGTATACTTTAATAAACTTTTCGAAATCATCCACAACTATTCTGAAATCAGCAAAAATATCTTCAAAGTGATGACCAATTTTATTATAGAATTGTTTTTCAGGTAGAATGTCAACAATCTTTAGTTTCTCAAAAGCGTACATAGTGGCTTTATAAATATTTGTGTGAGATTGAACTAGCGTACCATCTAAATCAAAAACAACTGTAGAAATGTTTGAATCCATTTATAACCATCTTGTAAGGGTGATTTGCAAAGTTATGAAATTTCATCTTACGATATGGTCGAATAATTAATCATTTTGCTCGTGGTTTATTTTTTCTAATTGGGTATATTTGTCCAATTAATTTTATAAAGTTATTAACGAAATAAAAGGAGATAAAATGCCAGTTGTAAATTTTGAAAAATATTGCAAAATGTTGGATAACGCTAAGAAAAATAAATTTGCTTATCCGGCGATTAATGTGACTTCCGAGATTACCGCAAATGCTGTTCTAGAAGCTTTGGCAGAAACAAAATCTGATGGAATAATTCAAGTCAGTACCGGTGGCGGTGAATTTGCTTCAGGTAAAATGTTAAAAGACGCGGCACTCGGAGCAATTTCAATAGCTAATCATATACATCTAGTGGCCGATAGATATGATATAAATGTTGCACTACATACAGATCATTGTCAGCCTAAGAAGGTTGATTCATTCTTGAGACCATTAATAGCTGAATCAAAAAAGCGAGTTGCGGAAGGCAAGCTTCCATTATTTAATTCACATATGTTTGATGGAAGTGAATTACCGCTTGATGAGAATATGAAGATTGCTCTTGAATTATTAAAAGAATGTAATGAACTCGGAATTATTTTAGAAGTTGAAGCGGGCGTTGTTGGTGGCGAAGAAGACGGTGTAAGTAATGAAGATGCTCCCGCGGAAAAACTTTATACGACTCCCGAAGACATGCTTTACGTTTATGAAAAATTGAGTCAAGTTAAAGGTGCACGATATATGTTTGCTGCAACATTCGGAAACGTTCACGGTGTGTACAAACCGGGTAATGTGAAATTACGTCCATCTATATTAAAAGATGGTCAAGCCGCAGTTATTGCAAAATATGGTGAAGCCGCAGCATTCGATTTAGTATTTCATGGTGGAAGCGGTTCATCTCTTGAGGAGATTAGAGAAACTTTAGACTACGGTGTTATTAAAATGAATGTTGATACTGATACGCAGTACGCATTCACTCGTCCGATTGTTGATCACTTCTTTAAGAATTATGATGGCGTATTAAAAGTTGAGGGTGAAGTAGGTAACAAAAAAGTCTACGATCCGCGTGCATACTTAAAGATGGCAGAGAATGGAATGAAAGAAAGAGTTAAACAAGCAGTTAGTGATTTACGCGGTGAAGGAACGACATTAGGAGTATAATAATTATTAAGATTCCCGCAATTTTAAGGTTGCGGGAATCAAAAAAACTATTAACTTATGCTGCAACAGCCTTTTTCATAACCAAAATATTTTCTTCCCTCAAAACACTGTATTGATACAGAATCAAAGAGAAAAGAAGAGCCAAATCAAGATAATTGTAATTTTTCTTTAGAACAAGCTTAATAATTTTCCAAAAATACTTTCTATTTTTATCAACAACACCTAAGATGAAAATGATTTTGAGAGACTTCAAAAAATCAAGGAACGTTAACTTTCTTTTAAGTGGATACTTTACTTTATATGTTCTGTTGAATTCAAAATATTTTCGAACACGTTTAAATACACTTTCGGAAGAATAAATTGTATCAATAATTTTTTTGTATCCCTTTTCTAATTCATCTAAGCCCATTAAGGGAATTACATTAGTAGCGTCTTCACCAAACTTAAATGTTGAAAGAAGTCTCCCCTCTCTTTTCATTCTATCATAAAGCTCAGTTCCAGGGGGAGCTTTTAAAATATTTATTATCGAAAGTACTATTCCGCTTTCTTGAATAAATTTAATAACATCATCAAAAACAGTAGGCTTATCCGTATCCAGACCGACAATGAATGTACCCATGATTATAAAACCGAGATCGTGTAAGTATTGAATATCCTTTAAAAGATTTCGCCTTGTGTTTTGTTTCTTTTTCATTGCAATAAGAGAATCTTCATCAACTGATTCAATACCTATCAAAATATTTCTAAATCCCGCTTCAAGCATCATTTCGGCAAGTTCTTTGTCATCGGCTAAATTGATTGTAACTTGTGTTGCAAAACCGGGAGCAAAGGGATTTTCTTCCCTCCACTTAATTAATGCGGGGAGAAGCTCTTTCTTAAGTAAATTTTTATTTCCGATTAAATTGTCATCTGCGAAGAGAACCTGCTCAACTTTTCCAAGTGAAATTAATTTGTCCAATTCATTTATAATCTGTTCCGGGGTTTTTGTACGAGGTCTCCTTCCAAACAAAGCAGTAACATCACAGAAGTCGCATAAGTAAGGACATCCTCTGGAATATTGTACTACCGAATAAAGATAATCTTCAAGATTTGCTAATTCCCATTTTGCGATTGGAGTTTTGTGTATATCTGCAAATTCATTTGATCGATAAATTTTCTTAGGTGTACCTTTCTCCAAATCTTCTAAAAATAATGGCAGTGTAATTTCTGCTTCATTCAGTACGAAGTGATCAACCCCTTCATATTCCAAATATTCATGTGTGAATAGAGGTCCGCCCGCAACGATCTTAAGATTGTATTTATTCAACAGTTTTATTAAGTCACGAACACTTTCCGATTGCACATTCATTGCGCTTATAAATGCATATTCTGCCCATTCAATATCATTTTTATTTAGAGATCCCGTATTTAGATCTATTAATTTTTTATCCCAAGATTCAGATAACAATGCTGCTACGGTTAGGAGTCCCAGAGGAGGAAAAGCCGATTTTTTACCCACAACTTTTACCATATCGGGAAATTGAATTATTGACCTCGGAATTTCGGGATATAATAAAAGTATATTCACTACTCTTTCCTTTTTATTTTCTGTTTAGGTTGTAACTAACATTTCGCCTTATCCCAACAAAAATCGATTTTCAACCAAGACATAAAGTCTACGTTATGCTCTATTACAGAGACGACCCTGTGAGTCGTCTCTATTGTCAATAACTTACCAAACATAAATAATAACAGCACCAACTAAGAAAACCACAAGATGATAAACTTCATCTATAACAAGAAGACCAAATTTTTTGTCTTCGAATAAACCGGTGATAAAATTTGTAGCAAAAGTAAATCCGAGCCATGTCCAGAAAGCCGTATGCAAAGCTGCACCGAGAGTTACCACATTTAGATACACAAACAAGTTTGCCATTACAGCAAGGGAGACAAAATGTCCAAGCAGGGCCAAACTATAAGTTTTAGCCGGATTAAATCCTTCTTTCAGTTGCTCTTCGGTTTTACCCATATATCCCATCCACATTTTACCGAACAGCGGTCCGTACCACATAGCACCGACAAACATTGCCGCAATTGCTGAAACAATTACTGCTAAATAATTCACATCGGCTATATACATAGCCCCCTCCTTAAGTTAGTTATTGATTATCCTTGAAGAATAATACAACAGGATCTTTCCCCTCTAATTTAAATCCGCGGAACATTCCCGGTGTGTTAAACGGCATAACGATGTTACCCTCTTTATCAATTGCTATAACACCTCCGGTTCCTCCTAGCTCGTGCAGTTTTTCAAAAATAACCTCATCCGCAGCTTGTTGTAAAGTTTTGTTTTGATATTCCATCATCGCCGAAATGTCTCGAGCAACACCAAGTCTAATAAAGTATTCCCCATGCCCGGTTGCGGAAATTGCACATGTATTATTATTTGCATAAGTACCAGCTCCAATTACCGGCACATCTCCCACTCTTCCGAATTTTTTATTTGTCATACCTCCGGTAGAAGTCCCTGCAGCAAGATTTCCATGCTTATCCAAAGCAGCAGCACCTACAGTTCCAAATTTCGATTCAGGATCATTCAGAAACGACTGTCCATTTTTTTCATTTTCTAATACTCGCTGTAAATCATCCCACCGTTCTTGAGTAAAGAAATAAGAGGAATCTACAAGTTCAAATCCATTTTGAATTGCAAACTGTTCGGCTCCATTACTAATTAACATAACATGCTTTGATTTTTCCATTACAGCTCTTGCGAGTGAAATCGGGTTTCGAATATGCCTTAATCCTGCCACTGCACCGGCTTCTAAAGTTTTGCCATTCATTATTGAGGCATCAAGTTCGTTTAATCCGTTAGAGGTAAATACTGATCCTTTACCAGCATTAAAAAGTGGTGAATCTTCAAGGATTTTAATAGCTGCTTCAACTGCATCCAGGCTGCTTCCGTTTTTTTCTAAAATCTTAAACCCGGCATCTAAAGCTTCGTTTAATTTGATGCGATATTCTTCCTCTTCTTCAGGAGTATATCTTCCGGGAACAATAGACCCAGCACCACCATGAATTACAATCCCATAATTATGTTTTTGTGATATATTTTCTTGTGAGAAAAGTGCGAGAGAAAAAAGAAGAAGGGTAATTAATATTAGTGTTGATTTTCCTTTCATAGCTTACCATTTTGTTTTGATCAAAGAAATTATTTTATATAGTCGTAAAAAACAATCAAAAAATTAGTTAGCTTTAATAATATGATAAAAACATTCAACAATATTATTTTGTTAATGC
It contains:
- a CDS encoding HAD family hydrolase; translation: MDSNISTVVFDLDGTLVQSHTNIYKATMYAFEKLKIVDILPEKQFYNKIGHHFEDIFADFRIVVDDFEKFIKVYKDAYFDFIDSSILYPYVEKVLDELKARNINIALLTTKGQDQADRIIDHFNLSQHFDYIMGRRLGIAHKPAPDMLLHICEKLNASPASVLMVGDTEMDILCGKNAGSRTCGVTYGYRTKEELQNLNPDFVIDELNELLKFL
- the fbaA gene encoding class II fructose-bisphosphate aldolase; translation: MPVVNFEKYCKMLDNAKKNKFAYPAINVTSEITANAVLEALAETKSDGIIQVSTGGGEFASGKMLKDAALGAISIANHIHLVADRYDINVALHTDHCQPKKVDSFLRPLIAESKKRVAEGKLPLFNSHMFDGSELPLDENMKIALELLKECNELGIILEVEAGVVGGEEDGVSNEDAPAEKLYTTPEDMLYVYEKLSQVKGARYMFAATFGNVHGVYKPGNVKLRPSILKDGQAAVIAKYGEAAAFDLVFHGGSGSSLEEIRETLDYGVIKMNVDTDTQYAFTRPIVDHFFKNYDGVLKVEGEVGNKKVYDPRAYLKMAENGMKERVKQAVSDLRGEGTTLGV
- a CDS encoding B12-binding domain-containing radical SAM protein; this translates as MNILLLYPEIPRSIIQFPDMVKVVGKKSAFPPLGLLTVAALLSESWDKKLIDLNTGSLNKNDIEWAEYAFISAMNVQSESVRDLIKLLNKYNLKIVAGGPLFTHEYLEYEGVDHFVLNEAEITLPLFLEDLEKGTPKKIYRSNEFADIHKTPIAKWELANLEDYLYSVVQYSRGCPYLCDFCDVTALFGRRPRTKTPEQIINELDKLISLGKVEQVLFADDNLIGNKNLLKKELLPALIKWREENPFAPGFATQVTINLADDKELAEMMLEAGFRNILIGIESVDEDSLIAMKKKQNTRRNLLKDIQYLHDLGFIIMGTFIVGLDTDKPTVFDDVIKFIQESGIVLSIINILKAPPGTELYDRMKREGRLLSTFKFGEDATNVIPLMGLDELEKGYKKIIDTIYSSESVFKRVRKYFEFNRTYKVKYPLKRKLTFLDFLKSLKIIFILGVVDKNRKYFWKIIKLVLKKNYNYLDLALLFSLILYQYSVLREENILVMKKAVAA
- a CDS encoding DUF1761 domain-containing protein, which codes for MYIADVNYLAVIVSAIAAMFVGAMWYGPLFGKMWMGYMGKTEEQLKEGFNPAKTYSLALLGHFVSLAVMANLFVYLNVVTLGAALHTAFWTWLGFTFATNFITGLFEDKKFGLLVIDEVYHLVVFLVGAVIIYVW
- a CDS encoding isoaspartyl peptidase/L-asparaginase; translated protein: MKGKSTLILITLLLFSLALFSQENISQKHNYGIVIHGGAGSIVPGRYTPEEEEEYRIKLNEALDAGFKILEKNGSSLDAVEAAIKILEDSPLFNAGKGSVFTSNGLNELDASIMNGKTLEAGAVAGLRHIRNPISLARAVMEKSKHVMLISNGAEQFAIQNGFELVDSSYFFTQERWDDLQRVLENEKNGQSFLNDPESKFGTVGAAALDKHGNLAAGTSTGGMTNKKFGRVGDVPVIGAGTYANNNTCAISATGHGEYFIRLGVARDISAMMEYQNKTLQQAADEVIFEKLHELGGTGGVIAIDKEGNIVMPFNTPGMFRGFKLEGKDPVVLFFKDNQ